The Lycium barbarum isolate Lr01 chromosome 9, ASM1917538v2, whole genome shotgun sequence genome has a segment encoding these proteins:
- the LOC132612340 gene encoding aspartic proteinase CDR1-like has translation MKMNTKASTLSPTLVFLIFLHLSWVSSRNIISNNSGENGLTFDLIHRDSPLSPFYNPSNTPSIRLRNAFQRSFSRASFFKKNSFATNNTIQSDIFPIPGEYLMKISIGTPPVEILAIADTGSDLTWTQCEPCINCFQQSTPLFDSNKSSTYKTVGCNAEECASITSSCVGGNICEYQMSYGDQSHTIGDLAFEKFTLPCTSGNNVDIPNVVFGCGHDNGGTFNNYTSGIIGLGGGAISIINQLDNEINGKFSYCLIPIALDSSISNVTSHINFGSSAIVFGPNVVSTPLIKMDPSTFYYLNLEGVSVGNMMVEFKSSKTGSSYAAVDGQGNIIIDSGTTLTLLPNNFYTNLVSTLVNMINATKKDDPSGTFGLCYESEGGIIDAPKIVAHFTDADLELSPSSMFAQVEEGLVCLTIVPAEDIAIFGNLAQANFLIGYDLVANKVSFLPTDCTKY, from the coding sequence ATGAAGATGAACACTAAAGCTAGCACACTTTCTCCTACATTAGTCTTTTTAATTTTCCTTCATCTTTCTTGGGTTTCTTCTCGCAATATAATAAGCAATAATAGTGGTGAAAATGGCTTAACTTTTGATCTTATCCACCGCGATTCTCCGCTTTCACCTTTCTACAACCCATCAAACACTCCATCAATCCGCCTTCGAAATGCCTTCCAACGATCATTTTCGCGGGCTTCTTTCTTCAAGAAAAATTCTTTTGCTACTAACAACACAATCCAATCGGATATTTTTCCAATTCCGGGAGAATACCTCATGAAAATTTCCATTGGAACTCCGCCAGTGGAAATTCTGGCCATAGCTGACACCGGCAGTGACTTAACATGGACGCAATGCGAGCCTTGCATTAATTGTTTCCAACAATCAACGCCTCTTTTTGACTCCAATAAAAGCTCTACTTATAAAACCGTGGGGTGTAATGCTGAAGAATGTGCATCAATAACTTCTTCTTGTGTGGGAGGAAATATTTGTGAATATCAAATGAGTTATGGTGATCAATCACACACTATTGGTGACCTTGCTTTTGAAAAATTCACGCTTCCTTGTACGTCTGGCAACAATGTTGACATTCCTAACGTTGTCTTTGGTTGCGGTCATGACAATGGTGGCACGTTTAATAACTATACTTCTGGCATCATTGGCTTAGGTGGTGGTGCAATTTCAATTATCAACCAATTAGATAATGAAATCAACGGGAAATTCTCTTACTGTTTGATCCCAATTGCATTAGACTCATCAATCTCCAATGTCACAAGTCACATAAACTTTGGGAGTAGTGCCATTGTGTTTGGCCCTAACGTCGTTTCAACTCCCTTGATAAAAATGGACCCGTCCACGTTCTACTAtctaaatttggaaggtgtcagCGTTGGAAATATGATGGTGGAATTCAAATCTTCTAAAACTGGCTCTTCTTATGCAGCTGTTGATGGTCAAGGTAACATTATAATCGATTCTGGCACGACGTTAACGCTTTTGCCTAACAATTTTTACACGAATTTGGTATCAACTTTGGTGAATATGATCAATGCTACGAAGAAGGACGATCCTTCAGGGACTTTTGGTCTATGTTACGAGTCTGAGGGTGGCATTATCGATGCTCCAAAGATTGTTGCGCATTTTACTGATGCGGATTTAGAGTTGTCGCCTTCGAGCATGTTTGCACAAGTGGAGGAAGGTTTGGTTTGTCTTACAATAGTGCCAGCAGAGGATATTGCTATATTTGGAAACTTGGCTCAGGCGAATTTCCTAATTGGATATGATCTTGTGGCCAATAAAGTCTCCTTTTTGCCTACTGATTGCACTAAGTACTAG